A genome region from Vibrio tapetis subsp. tapetis includes the following:
- a CDS encoding TetR/AcrR family transcriptional regulator, with amino-acid sequence MQHRGVKRRELLKAAVRQLLTENDISDVTFADIAKEANIPKSSAYHFYANIDEIYTEVAIQYGELLLEELSKIPTEDEVNTWHDIVDILVTRAIHFYQTQTPARQLFISGKTSASIKQKDRKNDEEIAIAIFTILDHFFHLPSFDRQSDIFFIWVEIVDTIFTISQMKYGIITKGMESEAKRAAKAYLGTYLPIDTPLRVKVT; translated from the coding sequence ATGCAACACCGCGGCGTTAAACGCAGAGAGTTATTAAAAGCAGCAGTACGACAACTTCTAACAGAAAATGATATTAGCGATGTCACATTTGCGGACATTGCTAAAGAAGCCAACATTCCCAAAAGCTCGGCTTATCATTTTTACGCCAATATAGATGAAATATACACAGAAGTGGCCATTCAATATGGCGAGCTATTACTTGAAGAATTAAGTAAAATTCCAACCGAAGATGAAGTGAATACTTGGCATGACATCGTTGATATTTTAGTCACTCGGGCGATTCATTTTTATCAAACTCAAACCCCAGCTCGCCAATTATTTATCTCGGGAAAGACCTCCGCTAGCATCAAGCAAAAAGATCGTAAAAACGACGAAGAGATTGCCATTGCTATCTTTACCATACTGGATCATTTCTTTCATTTGCCAAGCTTTGATCGCCAATCGGATATTTTCTTTATTTGGGTTGAAATCGTCGATACGATTTTCACTATCTCACAAATGAAATACGGCATCATAACCAAAGGCATGGAAAGTGAAGCAAAACGTGCTGCAAAAGCCTACCTTGGTACTTATTTACCCATTGATACACCGCTCAGAGTAAAGGTAACCTAG
- the lpxK gene encoding tetraacyldisaccharide 4'-kinase — MVDKIWFEQHWTRWLLWPVLWPLSVLFGAISRKRRQDFQSGVKPSYRAPVPIVVVGNITAGGNGKTPVVVWLVEQLQAKGLRVGVVSRGYGGKAKHYPFVVQHDSHTSECGDEPLLIRRRTGADVVVDPNRSQAVQSLLAQADKTNPIDVVITDDGLQHYALQRDIEIVVIDGQRRFGNQKLLPLGPLREDVTRLPEVDYLITNGGVARGGEFAMQLKPSMAINLATCEQRPVSELKNLVAFAGIGHPQRFFNTLSELDAQVVKTQGFADHQAITKAQVNGLLQHGDHVIMTEKDAVKCAMFSESNWWYLPVSAQLPENAQQIIRKIIEVKEHYGSSSS, encoded by the coding sequence ATGGTCGATAAGATTTGGTTTGAGCAACACTGGACGAGATGGCTACTTTGGCCAGTGTTGTGGCCACTGAGCGTTTTATTTGGTGCGATCAGTCGAAAGCGTCGACAAGATTTTCAATCGGGTGTTAAACCCAGTTATCGAGCGCCTGTACCTATTGTGGTCGTTGGCAACATTACCGCTGGTGGTAATGGTAAAACTCCGGTCGTGGTTTGGTTAGTCGAACAATTGCAAGCGAAAGGTCTGCGCGTTGGTGTGGTGTCTCGTGGTTATGGTGGTAAAGCCAAACACTATCCGTTTGTTGTCCAGCACGACTCACACACAAGTGAATGCGGCGATGAACCATTATTGATTCGTCGCAGAACGGGCGCGGACGTGGTAGTAGACCCAAACCGAAGCCAAGCGGTACAGTCACTATTAGCGCAAGCGGATAAAACGAACCCGATTGACGTAGTGATCACCGACGATGGGCTACAGCACTATGCTTTGCAAAGAGACATTGAAATCGTGGTCATTGATGGTCAACGTCGTTTTGGAAATCAGAAGCTACTGCCTTTAGGGCCATTGCGTGAGGATGTGACAAGGCTACCTGAGGTCGATTATCTTATTACCAATGGTGGTGTGGCACGCGGAGGAGAGTTTGCAATGCAACTCAAACCGAGCATGGCGATTAACCTGGCTACCTGTGAACAAAGGCCAGTCAGCGAGTTAAAAAACCTGGTCGCTTTTGCTGGGATTGGTCATCCGCAACGTTTTTTCAATACCTTGAGCGAACTTGATGCCCAAGTAGTGAAAACTCAAGGATTCGCCGATCATCAAGCCATCACTAAAGCGCAAGTTAACGGACTATTACAACACGGCGATCACGTCATCATGACGGAAAAAGACGCCGTTAAGTGCGCTATGTTTAGCGAAAGCAATTGGTGGTATCTTCCGGTATCTGCTCAGTTACCAGAAAATGCACAACAAATTATTAGAAAAATTATAGAGGTAAAGGAACACTATGGATCATCGTCTTCTTGA
- a CDS encoding EutN/CcmL family microcompartment protein, which yields MIAATVIGKVWVSTKLKELPSGALVTVAPDSNKNEHIVALDPLGCGEGERVLLVTGSTASNYFSTPNKIIDALVVASIDHS from the coding sequence ATGATTGCAGCGACTGTCATTGGAAAGGTGTGGGTATCAACAAAATTAAAGGAGCTACCCTCCGGAGCGCTCGTTACGGTCGCTCCAGACTCAAACAAAAACGAGCACATTGTTGCACTCGATCCACTGGGATGCGGCGAAGGTGAGCGTGTTTTACTCGTTACAGGAAGCACTGCTTCGAACTATTTTTCAACACCCAACAAAATTATTGATGCGCTTGTTGTAGCATCAATCGACCACTCGTAA
- the kdsB gene encoding 3-deoxy-manno-octulosonate cytidylyltransferase codes for MSFTVIIPARYQSTRLPGKPLADIAGKPMIEWVYQQAMLSGADKVIIATDDSRVEAVAHGFGADVCMTSPNHESGTERLAEVIEKMSIPESHIIVNVQGDEPLIPPEIIRQVADNLAGSEAPMATLSVDITDEAEAFNPNAVKVVTDAKGYALYFSRATIPWDRDAFAQNSKKLAQPLQRHIGIYAYRAGFVNTYINWQPSALEKIECLEQLRVLWYGEKIHVAVAKIAPPAGVDTPEDLEAVRRILE; via the coding sequence ATGTCTTTCACGGTTATTATTCCCGCACGTTACCAGTCAACTCGGTTACCTGGCAAACCGCTAGCGGACATCGCCGGTAAGCCTATGATTGAGTGGGTTTATCAGCAAGCGATGCTATCGGGCGCTGACAAGGTTATTATTGCGACTGATGATAGCCGTGTTGAAGCGGTTGCTCATGGGTTTGGTGCCGACGTTTGTATGACGTCGCCTAACCACGAGTCGGGTACAGAAAGGTTAGCTGAAGTGATCGAGAAAATGTCGATCCCTGAATCGCATATTATCGTTAACGTTCAAGGTGATGAACCTTTGATCCCACCGGAGATCATTCGTCAGGTTGCGGACAACCTGGCAGGCAGTGAAGCGCCTATGGCGACACTGTCAGTTGATATCACCGATGAAGCAGAAGCATTTAATCCAAATGCGGTAAAAGTGGTGACTGACGCGAAAGGTTATGCGCTTTATTTTAGTCGTGCGACTATCCCATGGGATAGAGACGCGTTTGCACAAAACTCTAAGAAATTAGCCCAGCCGCTTCAACGTCATATTGGCATTTATGCCTATCGTGCTGGCTTTGTTAATACTTATATTAACTGGCAACCGAGCGCACTTGAGAAAATTGAATGCTTAGAGCAGCTGCGAGTGCTTTGGTATGGTGAAAAAATTCACGTAGCGGTTGCTAAAATCGCGCCACCCGCGGGTGTTGATACCCCAGAAGATCTGGAAGCTGTAAGACGTATCTTAGAATAG
- a CDS encoding aspartate aminotransferase family protein: MNKQEVITNSQQYWNPAKTKDWQKWGIDLVIGKREGYHIFDMDGHRLIDMHLNGGTFNLGHRNPEVIKALNDATEAFDAGNHHFPSIMRAKLAKQLVECSEGMDYCVFATSGSEAIDIAIKTVRYATKRKKILSVNQAYHGHTGYSLQVGDELNAEFFLCQPNKEEYGRVPFNDLAAMEQALSSREYAAVILETIPATAGFVMPNEGYLPAVKALCEKYGTLYIADEVQTGLMRSGELWGVEAFGVKPDIIVSGKGLGGGIYPVAAALLSANCAQWLHDNGFGHISTYGGSELGCAVASKVIEITTRPEVKQTVQYSSLYIRQGLDELRKAYPDFFVGIRQAGLIFGLQFGHPEGALHIMRALYEKGVWAILSSFDPSVLQLKPGLLIDKETCDDMLYRMDLALNQVSNELRHSSNTSSQFNVVKGGK, encoded by the coding sequence ATGAATAAGCAAGAAGTGATTACAAATTCGCAACAATACTGGAATCCAGCAAAAACCAAAGATTGGCAAAAATGGGGGATCGACCTTGTTATTGGTAAGCGCGAGGGTTATCACATCTTTGACATGGACGGGCACCGTCTAATCGACATGCATCTCAATGGTGGAACCTTCAATCTAGGGCACAGAAACCCAGAGGTAATCAAAGCACTTAATGATGCGACAGAAGCATTTGATGCCGGTAATCATCACTTCCCATCTATCATGAGAGCAAAGTTAGCAAAGCAACTGGTTGAGTGCTCAGAAGGCATGGATTACTGCGTTTTTGCAACAAGCGGAAGCGAAGCCATCGATATCGCCATCAAAACGGTACGTTATGCCACTAAGCGTAAAAAGATACTGTCGGTCAATCAGGCATACCATGGCCATACCGGCTACTCACTTCAAGTAGGCGATGAACTGAACGCGGAGTTTTTTCTGTGTCAGCCAAATAAGGAAGAATACGGCCGTGTTCCTTTTAACGACTTAGCGGCGATGGAACAAGCACTGAGTAGCCGAGAATACGCCGCCGTAATCCTAGAAACCATTCCCGCTACGGCAGGTTTTGTTATGCCAAATGAAGGCTACTTACCTGCTGTAAAAGCACTGTGTGAAAAATATGGCACGCTATACATTGCAGATGAAGTTCAAACTGGCTTAATGCGAAGTGGGGAATTATGGGGCGTCGAAGCATTTGGCGTTAAGCCCGATATCATTGTTTCAGGTAAAGGACTGGGCGGGGGTATCTACCCTGTCGCTGCCGCCTTACTTTCAGCCAATTGTGCACAATGGCTACACGATAACGGCTTTGGACACATTTCTACATACGGTGGTTCAGAACTCGGCTGTGCCGTCGCCAGTAAAGTGATTGAAATAACCACTCGACCTGAAGTAAAGCAGACGGTGCAATACTCTTCCCTTTATATCCGTCAGGGACTAGACGAACTGCGCAAAGCGTATCCAGACTTCTTCGTTGGCATACGTCAAGCAGGGCTAATTTTTGGGTTGCAATTTGGTCATCCTGAAGGGGCGCTGCACATCATGCGTGCATTGTATGAAAAAGGCGTATGGGCCATTTTATCGTCGTTTGATCCTTCCGTTTTGCAGCTGAAACCGGGCCTGCTAATCGATAAAGAAACCTGTGACGATATGCTCTATCGAATGGATCTTGCACTTAACCAAGTGAGCAATGAATTGCGTCATAGCAGCAACACATCGTCTCAATTCAATGTTGTTAAAGGAGGTAAGTAA
- a CDS encoding Trm112 family protein — translation MDHRLLEIVACPLCKGKLTYDKDKQELICKFDKLAYPIKEGIPVLIAPEARTMSMDEGK, via the coding sequence ATGGATCATCGTCTTCTTGAAATCGTAGCTTGCCCATTATGTAAAGGTAAGCTGACTTATGACAAAGATAAGCAAGAGCTGATTTGCAAGTTTGATAAGCTTGCTTACCCTATTAAAGAAGGGATCCCAGTGCTTATTGCGCCCGAAGCTCGCACCATGTCAATGGACGAGGGGAAGTAA
- a CDS encoding ChbG/HpnK family deacetylase has translation MKNLIICADDYAMSAEVDMAIINLLEKKRISATSCMTLMPDWLKSAEHLKPYQADAALGLHFDLGHIGSLGTLMANAVTRRSDKQALLRTLQTQLDNYEDALDQAPDYLDGHQHVHAFPQVRDVVLDELSKRYSGGKLWIRDPAVPLTGHDSAIKAVVIQALNLNFKRQIQATKFKHNNGFAGLYSISEQADFATMMEGWLQSLPHQGLIMCHPATSGASVEHALARSQEYDYLMSDRYRDFLLKQDIHLTHFK, from the coding sequence ATGAAGAATCTGATTATTTGCGCTGATGACTACGCCATGTCGGCTGAAGTCGATATGGCGATTATTAATTTGCTCGAAAAAAAGCGAATTTCGGCCACCAGCTGTATGACCCTTATGCCCGATTGGCTTAAGTCTGCCGAACACCTAAAGCCTTATCAGGCGGATGCTGCCTTGGGTTTGCACTTTGATCTTGGTCACATTGGTTCTCTAGGCACCTTGATGGCCAATGCTGTTACCAGACGTTCAGACAAACAAGCTCTTTTGCGCACGCTTCAGACTCAACTCGATAACTATGAAGATGCATTAGATCAAGCGCCGGACTATTTAGATGGTCACCAGCATGTTCATGCCTTTCCTCAGGTTCGTGATGTGGTGCTCGATGAACTATCGAAACGTTACTCAGGTGGAAAACTCTGGATACGCGATCCTGCCGTTCCCTTGACCGGTCACGACTCCGCCATCAAAGCGGTGGTGATTCAGGCTCTCAATTTGAATTTCAAGCGACAAATTCAAGCAACAAAATTCAAACACAACAACGGGTTCGCGGGCTTGTACTCCATTTCTGAGCAAGCTGATTTTGCAACCATGATGGAGGGTTGGTTACAATCTTTACCTCATCAAGGTTTAATCATGTGCCACCCAGCAACCTCTGGGGCAAGTGTCGAACACGCCTTAGCTCGAAGTCAAGAATACGACTACCTAATGAGCGACAGATACCGAGATTTTCTTCTTAAACAAGATATCCACCTAACTCATTTCAAATAG
- a CDS encoding phosphotransferase enzyme family protein has product MDFYGLTPDQQVENLRHVAINALPLWGLPEDSKVEPIKYRENSVYKVTTEQHGSFALRVHRSGYHSDNALNSELLWMNALREKGICTPKVISSTRGAYVETVTVDQVPEPRQVDLLEWVNCTPLGTIEEGVDEGSMELYKVAGQLMAKLHNETQEWDIPQGFERQHWDTKGMLSEQALWGCGWEHDDLTDEQRDLIVKARDKAGEVLSSIPKGAGSYGLIHCDFLPENLLVDEQGNIHLIDFDDSGFGYHMFDIATTLFWFLGEDSFDKITDEFLHGYLEEREISEEQIALLPWFLFIRGLVYLGWGHTRKETETAIEMAPLVIGAVTQLATQLLED; this is encoded by the coding sequence ATGGATTTCTATGGACTAACGCCAGATCAGCAAGTAGAGAACTTGAGACACGTAGCAATCAACGCACTTCCGCTATGGGGCTTACCTGAAGATTCAAAAGTAGAGCCGATCAAATATCGTGAAAACAGTGTTTATAAAGTTACGACTGAACAGCACGGCTCCTTCGCATTGCGTGTTCATCGCTCTGGATATCACAGTGACAATGCACTTAATTCAGAATTATTGTGGATGAATGCGTTACGTGAAAAAGGAATTTGTACGCCGAAAGTCATCAGCAGTACACGCGGTGCTTATGTAGAAACCGTTACCGTTGATCAAGTTCCAGAACCACGTCAGGTAGATTTACTTGAATGGGTTAATTGCACACCTTTAGGGACGATAGAAGAAGGCGTTGATGAAGGCTCGATGGAGCTTTACAAAGTCGCGGGTCAATTGATGGCCAAATTGCATAACGAAACGCAAGAATGGGATATTCCGCAAGGCTTTGAGCGCCAACATTGGGACACAAAAGGAATGCTGAGCGAACAAGCGTTGTGGGGGTGTGGTTGGGAGCATGATGATTTAACGGACGAGCAGCGCGATTTGATCGTTAAAGCACGCGATAAAGCTGGCGAAGTGTTGTCGAGTATTCCTAAAGGGGCGGGCAGTTATGGTTTAATCCATTGTGATTTTTTGCCTGAAAACCTATTAGTTGACGAGCAAGGTAACATTCATCTGATTGACTTTGATGATTCAGGTTTTGGTTACCATATGTTTGATATTGCAACGACGTTGTTTTGGTTTTTGGGAGAAGATTCGTTTGACAAAATTACCGACGAATTTCTGCATGGTTACTTAGAAGAGAGAGAGATCTCTGAAGAGCAAATTGCTTTATTACCATGGTTCTTGTTCATTCGAGGTTTAGTTTACCTAGGTTGGGGTCATACTCGTAAAGAAACGGAAACGGCGATTGAAATGGCTCCTTTAGTTATCGGTGCAGTAACGCAACTTGCGACTCAACTGTTAGAAGACTAG
- a CDS encoding aldehyde dehydrogenase family protein: MSTTKHTIQSQGQTPPEDNIDSLLGLAHWASDSFREYTSSQVENIAKAVSSAALAKAADYAQWSVKETGFGNAPDKTIKNQVNATAQLEQFDFQEYNGVKVDAEKKIARYAKPAGVIVALIPSTNPIATIYYKVMSALLTRNVVILCPHPGAKECCVDAADYLANAAEKAGAPAGCIQTLRHPSVAKVSQLMSSPKTDLILATGGPAMVRAAYGSGNPAIGVGPGNVACFVDKSADLALASESIVTSKAFDNSLLCTCESVVIAHQDIADQLVMQMVAKGAYHVEGRELELLRAFLYPANKLNPAAIGKSAVTIAKLAGFSVPSSTKVLGMEIFQINPDEPFSKEKMFPVLALLKVSGCQQGLNAANAMLRIQGKGHSLVIHSQDNPQIARWSKSVPVCRITINGPGVFGASGFATNLPPSPVIGTGYFGRSSVSENIFAKHLVQWTQVAWNKELTVNMASVEQSTTNSVTEIVAQYIETRGATGFGPAGSRENSSSRSSTHYSASSVTEQPDNLRAMIKALVEQELKQILEQR, encoded by the coding sequence ATGTCGACGACAAAACACACTATTCAATCACAAGGCCAAACACCACCAGAAGACAACATTGACTCATTGCTTGGGTTGGCGCACTGGGCTTCGGACAGTTTTCGTGAATACACCTCGAGCCAAGTGGAAAACATTGCAAAGGCGGTATCAAGCGCAGCGCTCGCAAAAGCCGCTGACTACGCACAATGGTCTGTAAAAGAAACAGGTTTTGGTAACGCACCCGATAAAACCATCAAAAACCAAGTCAACGCCACAGCCCAGCTAGAGCAATTTGATTTCCAAGAATATAACGGCGTGAAAGTAGACGCTGAAAAGAAAATTGCCCGCTACGCAAAACCTGCGGGCGTCATCGTTGCACTCATTCCATCAACGAATCCAATCGCAACTATCTATTACAAAGTCATGTCAGCGTTACTGACTCGTAATGTTGTCATTTTATGTCCACACCCGGGAGCAAAAGAGTGTTGCGTAGACGCCGCAGACTACCTTGCCAATGCTGCGGAAAAAGCAGGTGCACCAGCGGGCTGTATTCAGACATTACGCCACCCGAGCGTTGCAAAAGTAAGCCAATTAATGTCGTCACCAAAAACCGATTTGATCTTGGCGACGGGTGGACCTGCGATGGTACGCGCTGCCTATGGGTCGGGTAATCCCGCAATTGGTGTCGGCCCAGGCAATGTAGCCTGCTTCGTTGATAAAAGCGCTGATTTAGCACTGGCATCAGAAAGTATTGTTACCTCAAAAGCCTTTGATAACAGCCTACTTTGCACTTGCGAATCCGTTGTTATTGCGCATCAAGACATCGCAGATCAACTTGTCATGCAAATGGTGGCGAAAGGCGCTTACCACGTTGAAGGCCGTGAGCTTGAACTGCTGCGTGCTTTCTTGTACCCAGCAAACAAACTCAACCCCGCGGCGATTGGAAAAAGTGCGGTCACGATAGCGAAGCTTGCTGGCTTTAGCGTGCCAAGCTCAACCAAAGTCTTAGGCATGGAGATTTTCCAAATAAACCCTGACGAACCATTTAGCAAAGAAAAAATGTTCCCTGTTTTAGCTTTATTAAAAGTCTCTGGCTGTCAGCAAGGGTTAAATGCGGCGAACGCCATGTTACGTATTCAAGGAAAAGGCCACTCATTGGTGATCCATTCCCAAGACAACCCACAAATCGCTCGCTGGAGTAAATCGGTTCCCGTTTGTCGCATTACCATCAACGGCCCAGGTGTTTTTGGCGCCAGTGGATTTGCCACCAACCTACCTCCTAGCCCCGTTATTGGCACGGGTTACTTCGGCCGCAGTTCTGTTTCAGAAAACATTTTCGCTAAGCATCTCGTGCAATGGACACAAGTAGCATGGAATAAAGAGCTTACCGTCAATATGGCTTCTGTTGAGCAGTCAACCACAAACAGCGTAACGGAGATTGTCGCACAATATATTGAAACAAGAGGCGCAACTGGCTTTGGCCCAGCGGGATCGCGGGAAAACTCATCTTCTCGTTCATCAACTCACTATTCAGCCAGTTCAGTCACGGAGCAACCAGATAATCTCAGGGCCATGATCAAAGCTTTGGTTGAACAAGAGTTGAAACAAATATTGGAGCAACGCTAA
- a CDS encoding BMC domain-containing protein: protein MSEAIGMIETKGYVTALAAADTMVKAANVTLVSREQVGDGLVAITVKGDVGAINAAIEAATEVASNLGTVVATHVIPRPHNDVTEFFNTDK from the coding sequence ATGTCAGAAGCAATTGGAATGATCGAAACAAAAGGTTACGTAACCGCATTAGCAGCAGCAGATACCATGGTAAAAGCTGCCAACGTCACGCTAGTTAGTCGTGAGCAAGTCGGTGATGGCTTAGTGGCGATCACCGTAAAGGGAGATGTTGGCGCAATTAACGCCGCTATCGAGGCCGCAACTGAAGTTGCAAGTAACCTAGGCACAGTTGTTGCCACACATGTGATCCCTCGCCCACATAATGATGTAACAGAATTTTTCAACACAGACAAATAG
- the ltrA gene encoding group II intron reverse transcriptase/maturase: protein MRVYYSLYGHLLHKERLYKGFKKVWKAKGAAGIDRQSLSDYAQNLSDNLDQLLLELKTKRYTPQPVRRVEIPKDDGGVRLLGIPTVRDRVVQQALNDLLTPIFEEQFHPSSFGYRPNRSCHDAINKATMFIRRYGMQHVVDMDLSKCFDKLDHELILKSIKKRVTDSSVLELIKQFLKSGVMVDGEWQHTEIGSPQGGVISPLIANIYLDAFDQEMRKRGHRIVRYADDILIFCRSRKGAENAQVQATKVLEKQLKLTVNETKSHIAHSGEGVKFLGIEIGSHYSRIQPKKMSTFKGKLKRVTRRNGGKPLLEVIKQLNPLLRGFSQYFRIANANREFKKLAAWLRRRLRSVQLRLWKKPTRLHRRLRQLGYEGSFRYICMDSWRNAASPLASYSMPNQWFNDLGLVNLEHVRTGYVFSHYAEWKCA, encoded by the coding sequence TTGAGAGTTTACTACAGTTTATATGGTCACTTGCTCCACAAAGAGCGACTCTATAAAGGATTTAAAAAAGTGTGGAAAGCGAAAGGCGCGGCCGGAATAGATAGGCAGAGCCTAAGCGACTACGCCCAAAATCTGAGTGATAACCTAGATCAACTTCTTCTGGAACTCAAAACCAAGCGATACACCCCTCAACCCGTCAGACGGGTAGAAATACCGAAAGATGATGGTGGGGTGCGATTACTTGGGATCCCAACAGTACGGGATAGAGTTGTCCAACAAGCTCTAAATGATCTATTAACCCCAATCTTCGAAGAGCAGTTTCACCCATCCAGCTTTGGGTATAGACCGAATCGAAGTTGTCACGATGCTATAAACAAAGCGACGATGTTCATCCGTCGATACGGAATGCAACACGTCGTAGATATGGACTTATCGAAGTGCTTCGATAAGCTCGATCATGAGCTTATTCTAAAAAGCATTAAGAAACGAGTCACAGACAGTAGCGTACTGGAGCTCATCAAACAGTTCCTGAAAAGTGGCGTAATGGTTGATGGAGAGTGGCAGCATACCGAGATAGGTAGTCCGCAAGGTGGAGTAATAAGCCCACTGATAGCGAACATCTATCTGGATGCGTTTGATCAAGAGATGCGAAAGCGAGGACATCGAATAGTCCGTTATGCCGACGACATACTGATCTTCTGTCGCAGCCGTAAAGGTGCAGAAAATGCGCAAGTACAGGCAACGAAGGTCCTGGAAAAACAGCTCAAGTTAACGGTGAACGAAACCAAATCACACATAGCGCACAGCGGCGAAGGTGTGAAATTCCTTGGAATAGAAATCGGTAGCCATTATAGCCGTATTCAGCCAAAGAAAATGTCGACGTTCAAAGGAAAGTTGAAGCGAGTGACAAGACGCAATGGCGGTAAGCCATTGTTAGAAGTCATTAAACAACTGAATCCACTTCTGAGAGGGTTCAGCCAGTACTTTCGAATAGCGAATGCCAACAGGGAGTTTAAGAAACTGGCCGCGTGGTTAAGGCGAAGACTTCGCAGCGTCCAATTACGATTATGGAAAAAACCGACCCGACTCCACCGCAGGCTAAGACAGCTAGGTTACGAAGGGTCATTCAGGTATATCTGTATGGATAGTTGGAGAAATGCTGCGAGTCCATTAGCCAGTTACTCGATGCCAAATCAATGGTTTAACGACCTTGGATTAGTGAACCTTGAACACGTTAGGACAGGATATGTGTTCAGCCATTATGCTGAATGGAAATGTGCATGA